One Actinomycetota bacterium genomic window, GGCTTCGTAAGTCTGTTCGATGTCGTACTCGTGGCGCGCGCGACGGTTCGTGGCCACGACGCCCTCGGATGTCTTCTTGCTCGCGCTCAAGGTAAATCAGATCCTAGAGGTGAATCGGATCCCGGGCGCGCTTGGACCTACAGCCAGCGAATCGGGTTAGACGGCTCGCCGTCCACGCGCACTTCGAAGTGAAGGTGCGGCCCGGTGGACCAACCGGTCGATCCGACGGCTCCGACGCTTCCGAGCGTCTTGACGCGATCTCCCGGGCGCACGTAGACCTTGCTCAAGTGTGCGTACATCGTCGCAAGCGACTTGCCGTGGTCCAAGATGACGACCAGGCCATACGCGCCCTTGTAGCCCGTATACAGAACCGTGCCGTACCGAGCCGCCTTCACCGTCGTTCCGCTCGGGGACCCGATGTCGATCCCGGTGTGCAGCGATCGGTACCCGTAGATCGGGTGCGTACGCCAGCCGTAACCCGAAGTGATTCGACCCGAGACCGGCCAGCGCAGGTAGCCGCCCTGTCCTTGGATGACGCCCTGGCCGCGTTGCTTTCCGCGCAGGAATTCCGCGATTGTGTCCGACTCCGCGATATAGGAGTCCAGGGCTCGCTTGTACGCTTCCTTCTGACTGCGTACCTCCCGAAGAAGGCCCTCCTTGTAGTCGATCTCCCGTTGAACCTGGTACTGCGCCGCCGCCCGCGCGGCGCGCGCGGCGGCAATCCTGGCCGCTTCGCGCGCTGCGGCGTCACGGTCTACCTGCAGGACCTGCTGACGCTCGGAGATGTCTGCACGCTGCTGCTGGATCGACTCCTTGGTCTTCTGGATGTCGGAGACAAGCCGCTGATCCGAGCGAACCACGCTCGCCTGATACTCATTCGCCGCAACGAGATCGCCCAAGCCGGACAGAGAGTCGTAGGAGTACGACAACTGCGACGGTGCATTGACGTAGATCTCGGCAACACGTGCGTCGAGGATCTTCTGCTGGGTCTCCAACGCGGCCAGTGTTTGCTCAAGCTCACGGGTCTTCTTCTGGAGCGAAACCGAAAGCAGGTCGATGCGAGACTCGAGCGCGCCTAGTTGCGCGCGCGCGTCGGCGAGTTGAGCCAGGATCGCATCGAGTTGGCGCTGCAAGTCGGCCTTGCGCGCGTCGGACGCCAGAATGCGCGAGACGAGGTCCCTCTCCTTGGCCTCGGCCTCGTGGATCTGGCGGCGCTTCTGCTCAATCAGGTTCTGTAACTCGCTCTGCCGCCCGCGGTAATCGGCGAACGCAGGCGCAGTCGGGAGCACGGCACACAGGACGGCGGCACACGCAATAGACGCGATGCTGCGTCGAAGAAACAACCTCACACTCCCCCCCACGTCCCTCTCCCAGGTTGGTGGTCTAATGCATCCTAGACTTGTCAGGTGGAACTCTGTCAACACCAGAAACAGGGTTCTCACGGATGATCGTCGCTTCGAGTGGGCAGCTTTAGTTCTCTGACCAGCCGAAACGGGTTCCTACACGTCGAGGAATCTGCGCAATCCGACCATGCTGCCGATCGCGCCGACCAGCATGCCGGACACAAGCAGATAGATACCTTGCATCCCGATGTCTCCGTAGGTAATGCCGAAACCGAGCGGCTGGAACTCCGCCGACCCCAGACTCGACAGAACCGGCTCGGCGGCAAACAGCAGCGCGATCGCCACGACCGCTCCGACGATTCCTTGGGCCACACCTTCCATCATGAACGGAACGCGAATGAACCAGTTCGTCGCCCCTACGAGTTTCATGATGCCGATCTCCTTTCGGCGGGCGAAGATCGCCATCCGGATCGTCGTCGCGATCAGGATCAGCGCCGCCAGTCCCACCACCAGCGCCATCCCGAGGGCCGCCGCGCGCAGCGTGCTCGCGAAGGCGAACATCTTGCGCAACGTCTTGCGCTCATCCCTGATCGTGTCGATCCCCGGGCGCCCTTGGAGCCGATCGCGAATGATCTCGAACTTCTTTGGGTCCTGGAGCTTCACCCGAAACGACTCCGGCAAGGCGTCGGGACTGGTGTTCTGCACTATCTCGGGGTCGTTGGCGAAAAGCTTCTTGAATCGCGTGTACGCCTCTTGCTTACTCTCGAAGACAACACGATCAACCTCGGGCATCGAAAGCAGATCGCGTTGCAGTTGGTCGCGCTCGTCCCCCGAGATGTCCCCGGCAAGAAACACCGCCACTTCCACTTTCCGAGTCAACAGATCCGCCGACCGCGTGACCGCACCGCGCAAGAGAAATACGCCACCGAACAAGAACAAAGACACAGCCACCACCATGACCGCCGCAAGAGTCATGAAGAAGTTGCGACGCATGTTGGTGAGCGCTTCTTGGGCCGCATACTCGATCCGGATCGCCATGGCTACGCGTACACACCCCGGGACTGATCGCGGATGACGACGCCCTTGTCCAGCTCGATCACGCGCCGACGCATCGCGTCGACGATGGTGTGATCGTGTGTGGCCATGACGACGGTCGTTCCACTTCGGTTGATGAGGTCGAGCAGCTTCATGATCTCGACCGAGGTCGCAGGGTCGAGGTTTCCGGTCGGCTCGTCGGCGATCAAGATCTGCGGCCGATTGACGAACGCGCGCGCCACCGCCACGCGCTGCTGCTCCCCGCCCGAGAGTTCATCGGGGAGATTGCCGCTCTTCTCGCCGAGCCCGACGAGGTCGAGTACCTCGGGGACCTGCTTGCGGATGACCGATCGCGAAAGTCCGATTACCTCGAGTGCGAACGCCACGTTCTCGAAGACCGTCTTGGCCGGCAAGAGCTTGAAGTCCTGGAACACGCAGCCGATGTTGCGCCGCAGCATCGGGATCTTCCAGCCGGCGAGCTGGGCGATGTTCTTCCCGGCGACGAAGATCTCTCCGGACGTCGGCTGGTCTTCGCGCAAGATCAGACGCATGAAGGTGGACTTCCCCGACCCCGAGGAACCCACGAGGAAGACGAACTCCCCTTTTTGGATGTCGACGGAGACGTCGCTCAGTGCGACGACGTTCCCCTTGTAGATCTTGGTGACGTTTACGGTTCGGATCATTCGACTTTCGCGCATGCAGAAAGCGAACGCGCGCCCTCGGAATCACAAAAGGCTAGCAGAGGCCCAGAGGCCCGGCAAAGGCCGCGGGTAGCGATCAGCGCCCCAAGAACTCTCGCGCGCGCTCCGCGATGCGCGCGCCCGACAGCCCGTATTTGTCATACAACTCGGCGGTCTCGCCGGATTCGCCAAAGGAGTTCAACCCGACGCGCAACAAGCGCGCGCCGACGCCGGCTTCCGCCATGACCTCGGCGACGGCACTGCCCAGACCGCCGTTGACGTTGTGATCCTCGGCGGCGATGACTGCGCCACACTCCCGCGCCGCCGTCGCAATCCCGTCGCCGTCGATCGGCGCGATTGTGTGGACGTTCAGTACGCGTGCCTGAATCCCGTCGGCGGCAAGCAGTTCCGCCGCGACAAGCGACTCCTGCACGAGAGCCCCGGTTGCGACGAGCGCCACATCTGCACCCGGCCGCAGAACCTCGGCCTTACCGAACTCGAACCGATACCCCTCGTCATGAACCGATGTCGTTCCCTGACGCGTCAAACGTAAGAACGCGGGACCTTCGTGATCGAGCAAGTACTCAACCGCGCGGTGGGTCTCGATCTCGTCGCAAGGCTGAATGATCGCCATCCCGGGAAGCGCGCGCATGGCCGCGACATCTTCGAGCGCCATCTGGGTTCCGCCGTCGTCACCGATGCCGATCCCGACGTGCGTACCGACCAGGCGGACGTTGCTGCGGTTGTAAGAAACCGACATGCGCACGGTCTCCTGGCGCCCGGTGATGAACGCCGAGAACGAGCACGCCCAGGGGACCTTGCCGCTGAGCGCAAGGCCCGCGGCGATTCCGATCATGTTCGCCTCGGCGATCCCGACGTCGATGAAGCGGTCGGCGAACTTCGCGGCGAAGTCCTCAGTGTGGGTGGAGTTGCCGAGGTCGCCCGTCAACACAACGATGCGAGGATCCTCGCCGAGTCGGAGGATGGCGTCGCCGAAGGCCTTTCGCGTCGCGACGGCCATCAGATCTTCCCCTGGATCTCGGCGATCGCTCGCTCGCCCTGCTCCGCGTTGGGAGCCTTCCCGTGCCAGTTGTGGTCCAGCTCCATCCAGGAAACGCCCTTCCCCTTGATCGTGCGCGAGATGATGACGGTCGGCTTGCCCTCGAAC contains:
- a CDS encoding peptidoglycan DD-metalloendopeptidase family protein, with amino-acid sequence MRLFLRRSIASIACAAVLCAVLPTAPAFADYRGRQSELQNLIEQKRRQIHEAEAKERDLVSRILASDARKADLQRQLDAILAQLADARAQLGALESRIDLLSVSLQKKTRELEQTLAALETQQKILDARVAEIYVNAPSQLSYSYDSLSGLGDLVAANEYQASVVRSDQRLVSDIQKTKESIQQQRADISERQQVLQVDRDAAAREAARIAAARAARAAAQYQVQREIDYKEGLLREVRSQKEAYKRALDSYIAESDTIAEFLRGKQRGQGVIQGQGGYLRWPVSGRITSGYGWRTHPIYGYRSLHTGIDIGSPSGTTVKAARYGTVLYTGYKGAYGLVVILDHGKSLATMYAHLSKVYVRPGDRVKTLGSVGAVGSTGWSTGPHLHFEVRVDGEPSNPIRWL
- the ftsX gene encoding permease-like cell division protein FtsX, yielding MAIRIEYAAQEALTNMRRNFFMTLAAVMVVAVSLFLFGGVFLLRGAVTRSADLLTRKVEVAVFLAGDISGDERDQLQRDLLSMPEVDRVVFESKQEAYTRFKKLFANDPEIVQNTSPDALPESFRVKLQDPKKFEIIRDRLQGRPGIDTIRDERKTLRKMFAFASTLRAAALGMALVVGLAALILIATTIRMAIFARRKEIGIMKLVGATNWFIRVPFMMEGVAQGIVGAVVAIALLFAAEPVLSSLGSAEFQPLGFGITYGDIGMQGIYLLVSGMLVGAIGSMVGLRRFLDV
- the ftsE gene encoding cell division ATP-binding protein FtsE; translation: MIRTVNVTKIYKGNVVALSDVSVDIQKGEFVFLVGSSGSGKSTFMRLILREDQPTSGEIFVAGKNIAQLAGWKIPMLRRNIGCVFQDFKLLPAKTVFENVAFALEVIGLSRSVIRKQVPEVLDLVGLGEKSGNLPDELSGGEQQRVAVARAFVNRPQILIADEPTGNLDPATSVEIMKLLDLINRSGTTVVMATHDHTIVDAMRRRVIELDKGVVIRDQSRGVYA
- a CDS encoding transketolase C-terminal domain-containing protein, which encodes MAVATRKAFGDAILRLGEDPRIVVLTGDLGNSTHTEDFAAKFADRFIDVGIAEANMIGIAAGLALSGKVPWACSFSAFITGRQETVRMSVSYNRSNVRLVGTHVGIGIGDDGGTQMALEDVAAMRALPGMAIIQPCDEIETHRAVEYLLDHEGPAFLRLTRQGTTSVHDEGYRFEFGKAEVLRPGADVALVATGALVQESLVAAELLAADGIQARVLNVHTIAPIDGDGIATAARECGAVIAAEDHNVNGGLGSAVAEVMAEAGVGARLLRVGLNSFGESGETAELYDKYGLSGARIAERAREFLGR